The nucleotide sequence AAGATATCCCCTGATTTCTTTGCTCAAGATTTAAAAATGGAAAAAAGGCTATGGCGGGTAGTAGATAAAAACAATCATATCTATGCTCTTATTTCCTATAATAGCAAAGGGTTCTTATATAATAGAGTATTTCATTGACAATATCATTATATAGTATTAGAATATAAATATAAATATGAATATAAATAGGAGGTATATAGTAATGGTAGAATTAGTAGGATTAAAGATAAGCTGTTGGTCAAAAGATTATCCTGGTGATAGACCGCCCCGATTTTTGCGGGCTTTTTTACTTTTCTTTCTTCTCGGTGAAGAATCACACGGTTATGATTTGATAGAAAGGCTGAAGCAAATCGGCGTGAAGTATGAAAACTACGAAGTAGGTTATATATATAAAACCCTGAGAAATATGGAAGACGAGGGATTATTAAAATCGCGGTGGAATATAAAGGAAAAGGGTGCTGCCCGCCGTATATATACCATTACGGAAGAAGGAGAGAAAAACTTGGAAAAGTGGGTAGAGATGTTTTCTAATCTCAAGAAAAGTATAGATGCATTTCTAAACAGTTATAAAGAGTATAAATCTAAGGAATAATAAAACAACCCTGCTTGCCTAAAAAAGAATTTAGCCACAGGATTACCACTGGATTTTACGGATTATCTCCTTCTTTGTCATTCCGCCCCCGCATCGGTGTGCGGGGTGACATTACTTGATGCGGAATCTGGACTCTGGATTCCCGCCCCCGATCAGGTCGAGGGCATGCTTTCACGGGAATGACACAAACCGCAGGTTTGGTCGTAAAAATTCCCTTAGAATTTTATGACACAAATCGCAGATTTGGTCGTAAAAACTGGAGGTTTTTACGACAAAGGAAGAGGGAATGACATTCTTTCCCTGTCATT is from Deltaproteobacteria bacterium and encodes:
- a CDS encoding helix-turn-helix transcriptional regulator, with translation MVELVGLKISCWSKDYPGDRPPRFLRAFLLFFLLGEESHGYDLIERLKQIGVKYENYEVGYIYKTLRNMEDEGLLKSRWNIKEKGAARRIYTITEEGEKNLEKWVEMFSNLKKSIDAFLNSYKEYKSKE